The proteins below come from a single Spirochaeta lutea genomic window:
- a CDS encoding winged helix-turn-helix transcriptional regulator, giving the protein MPSKSQGQQGTGLEPKEHSHEPTKGPTEASKADQDSRDNPPEQQTSPTEPSQAQQHEADLEYQALQSIQTIQAQKADQLRQRDLAAVLGISLGMTNSIIKRLVHKGWLVMHKVNGRNLAYSLTPEGTREVAKRSYRYLRRTIGSVVRWKQTIDNLALDAKHRGRRSITLVGPSDLDFIVEHTAGRHGLGFRHISEGDFNARPSRTPSSSELVLFGEGVAAPERMKSTAQHVAGGQAGPYYLQVLLVEDQ; this is encoded by the coding sequence ATGCCATCCAAAAGCCAGGGCCAACAAGGTACCGGCCTGGAGCCAAAAGAACATAGTCACGAGCCGACCAAAGGGCCTACAGAAGCCTCAAAGGCCGATCAAGATTCCCGGGACAACCCACCGGAGCAGCAAACCAGTCCCACCGAACCCTCCCAGGCTCAGCAGCACGAGGCCGATTTAGAGTACCAGGCCCTGCAGAGTATTCAGACCATTCAGGCCCAAAAAGCCGACCAGCTGCGCCAGCGCGACCTGGCTGCGGTACTGGGCATCAGCCTGGGCATGACCAACAGCATCATCAAACGCCTGGTGCACAAGGGCTGGCTGGTAATGCACAAGGTAAACGGCCGCAACCTGGCCTACAGCCTGACCCCCGAGGGTACCCGGGAGGTGGCCAAGCGCAGCTACCGCTACCTGCGCCGCACCATCGGCAGCGTGGTCCGCTGGAAACAAACCATCGACAACCTGGCCCTGGACGCCAAACATCGGGGTCGCCGCAGCATAACCCTGGTGGGCCCCAGCGACCTGGATTTTATCGTCGAGCATACCGCCGGCCGCCACGGCCTGGGCTTTCGTCACATATCTGAGGGTGATTTCAATGCCCGCCCCTCCCGCACCCCTTCTTCTTCCGAGCTGGTTCTCTTCGGGGAGGGGGTCGCTGCGCCGGAGAGAATGAAAAGTACGGCACAGCATGTTG